Genomic window (Kosakonia sp. BYX6):
ATGTCGATCAGTGCGCGTGAAGGCGCGAGTTTCGACAAATTGCTGCAAATTACCCACACGACGCTGCGGTTGTGGCCGGATTTGATCAAGCCCTGAGAAATGGATGAGACGGGAAACTGTCTCATCCTGTCTCTGTGATAGAGATTACATAATTCAATAATAGGTAAAATCTATCAGCCATCTTTCCCGCTTTGCTATCCTTAATTGTGATTATTGCTCTGCTAATCATTCAGCGGGTCGATATAAAAAAATAAGCGTCACGATGACGCGTGAGTAATGACTTCCCCTACGCGCTGAGCTGTATTGAATCATTTTTTGCGGAAAAGGGTACTTCACTGACTGATCACATGCAGAAGGAAAATGAAAATGATTTTGCTATTACCATTCATCAAAGTGTTAATAGTAATAACATTGTTATTTGGTCTGTGGGTTTTGTTGGGTGGTTCAGTACTGTTCGCGTTTGTCTCTATCCTGATTACCGGACTGCTTGTGGTACGCCAACACGATTTCATTTGACCCTGTAAAAGCCTCGCAGAGATGTGAGGCTTTTTTAATAAAAAAAGGCTCCCCAGCCTGAGCGATGAGGAGCCAACATGCAGAGTACTACTTTTTTACGCTTTGTTATTCAAAACGAGCTGACCATTGCCATCCAGCGGAATTTGCGTTCCTGGGTCTTTATCCATGCGGATTTTTCCCTGTTGGTCGCCAATTTTGTACGTCACGTCATAGCCAAGCATCTTTTCAGATTTGTCATACACTGTGCTACAACGCTGCTGGGTTGTGGTGTAGGTGTCCCTTTCCTGCATCCCACCCTGAATTTGGTTCCCGGCGTAGCCGCCGCCTAATGCGCCGACCACGGTAGCCACATCCTTCCCTCGCCCGCCACCGAACTGATGACCCAGAACCCCACCGGCAACCGCGCCGAGAACGGAACCGGTAATACGGTTTTCATCCTGAACCGGACGACGGTGCGTCAGTGTTACATTTCGACACGCCTGACGCGGTGTTTTGACGGTTTCCTTGATTGGCGTCGCGGAAACCACCTGCGCGTACTGAGGACCGCGCTCAAATACATTCAGGCTGGCAACTGCGGCAACGCCCAGTGCAGCGGCCACGCCAATACCGATACCCGCTAACATTGATTTATTCACAGGATTCTCTCCCTGGTTTGCTATTGGTAACAATTCTGCAACTTCAGAAGTAATTAAGCCAATCGGAAAGAGAGTAAAAAAGGGGATTCAGGGTGGTAAAATGGCAACATTCAGAGTTATCTTAGCCCTAATACCGCCACAGGCAGAGAGATATTCTGCTCCCTGACGATAAAACAAGCAGGGAGCAGAATACCGATCAGTGCAGTTTCAGACGCGGACGAATAATGCGGTTAATGCGTCCGACCAGCATCATCAAGCCGGTTTTGAAGTAACCGTGCAGCGCAATCTGGTGCATACGGTACAGCGAGATGTACACGAAGCGCGCGATACGGCCTTCGATCATCATTGAACCGCGCATCAGGTTACCCATCAGGCTACCCACGGTTGAGTAATTCGACAGCGACACCAGCGAGCCATGATCTTTATAGACGTAAGCCTTCAGCGGCTTGCCTTTGATCTGCGCCAGGATGTTGTGCAGGGCGAGAGTCGCCATCTGGTGCGCCGCCTGGGCGCGCGGTGGCACAAAGCCGCCTTCCGGACGTGCGCAGGACGCGCAGTCGCCAATTGCGTAGATATCGGCATCGCGCGTGGTTTGCAATGTCGGTTCAACCACCAGCTGATTGATACGGTTGGTTTCCAGCCCGCCGATCTCTTTCATAAAGTCCGGCGCTTTGATACCCGCCGCCCAGACCATCAAATCAGCGTTAATGTATTCGCCTTCTTTCGTGTGCAGGCCGCCTTCATCAGCGCTGGTCACCATTGTCTGGGTCAGCACGCGCACGCCCATTTTGGTCAGCTCGTTATGCGCAGCACCGGAAATGCGTGGCGGCAGCGCAGGCAGAATACGTTCGCCCGCTTCCACCAGCGTGACGTTCAGCGCTTCGTTCGTCAGCCCTTTGTAACCGTAGCTGTGCAGCTGTTTCACCGCGTTATGCAGCTCAGCAGAGAGTTCCACACCGGTTGCTCCGCCACCGACAATCGCGATATTCACTTTGCCGTTTGCGCCGAGGTTAGCGGAGTACTTGAGGAACAGGTTGAGCATTTCCTGGTGGAAACGACGCGCTTGATGCGGGTTGTCGAGGAAAATGCAGTGCTCTTTAACGCCCGGGGTATTGAAATCGTTGGAGGTACTGCCCAGCGCCATGATCAGTGTGTCGTACGCCAGTTTGCGTTCTGGAACCAGCAGATCGCCCTTCTCATCGCGCAACTCGGCGAGCGTCAGGGTTTTGC
Coding sequences:
- a CDS encoding NAD(P)/FAD-dependent oxidoreductase, which codes for MTTPLKKIVIVGGGAGGLELATQLGKKLGRGKKAKITLVDRNHSHLWKPLLHEVATGSLDEGVDALSYLAHARNHHFQFQLGSVVDINRESKTLTLAELRDEKGDLLVPERKLAYDTLIMALGSTSNDFNTPGVKEHCIFLDNPHQARRFHQEMLNLFLKYSANLGANGKVNIAIVGGGATGVELSAELHNAVKQLHSYGYKGLTNEALNVTLVEAGERILPALPPRISGAAHNELTKMGVRVLTQTMVTSADEGGLHTKEGEYINADLMVWAAGIKAPDFMKEIGGLETNRINQLVVEPTLQTTRDADIYAIGDCASCARPEGGFVPPRAQAAHQMATLALHNILAQIKGKPLKAYVYKDHGSLVSLSNYSTVGSLMGNLMRGSMMIEGRIARFVYISLYRMHQIALHGYFKTGLMMLVGRINRIIRPRLKLH
- a CDS encoding glycine zipper 2TM domain-containing protein; protein product: MNKSMLAGIGIGVAAALGVAAVASLNVFERGPQYAQVVSATPIKETVKTPRQACRNVTLTHRRPVQDENRITGSVLGAVAGGVLGHQFGGGRGKDVATVVGALGGGYAGNQIQGGMQERDTYTTTQQRCSTVYDKSEKMLGYDVTYKIGDQQGKIRMDKDPGTQIPLDGNGQLVLNNKA